A window of Hypnocyclicus thermotrophus contains these coding sequences:
- the rsxC gene encoding electron transport complex subunit RsxC, whose product MNRKYIGIHLKDKKQLTENKKIENFIPKRVKISLKQHIGTKAFPIVKEGEEILCGQVIAIENFSPNIHSSISGKIEKITEGFIEIKNDYEENKVENKKIKIDTINKFINLLKEYGIVGMGGAMFPTYKKFNIPNGKKIENLVINAAECEPYLNADNRVIIEKYNSIIKILEFIKKLFNIKHIIIGIEKNRHEAIKILENSNKKKLYKIKKLKTIYPQGAEKQLIQSIFNKEIKTLPIDENIVVLNISTCYAIYNAIFNNKPLTKRVVTISGEAIKEPKNLLVPIGTDIKELLEYCKINESKVYKKFLGGPMMGVEIDKNSTIIKGTNGVIAISKKEANIYPEKECISCGRCVDVCPMNLIPLKYVEYYRRNQLGKMNEYELNKCIKCGCCQYICPVNQPLMKAIWTGVNYKNN is encoded by the coding sequence ATGAATAGAAAATATATAGGTATACATCTTAAAGATAAAAAACAATTAACAGAAAATAAAAAAATAGAAAATTTTATTCCAAAAAGAGTTAAAATCTCTTTAAAACAGCATATAGGAACAAAAGCTTTTCCTATTGTTAAAGAAGGAGAAGAGATATTATGTGGACAGGTAATAGCGATAGAAAATTTTTCTCCTAACATACATTCTTCTATTTCAGGAAAAATAGAAAAAATTACTGAAGGTTTTATTGAAATAAAAAATGATTATGAAGAAAATAAAGTTGAAAATAAAAAAATCAAAATTGACACAATAAATAAATTTATAAATTTATTAAAAGAATATGGAATAGTAGGAATGGGGGGAGCGATGTTTCCTACCTATAAAAAATTTAATATTCCAAATGGGAAAAAAATAGAAAATCTTGTAATAAATGCTGCAGAATGTGAACCATATTTAAATGCAGATAATAGAGTAATAATAGAAAAATATAATTCGATTATTAAGATACTGGAATTTATAAAAAAGTTATTTAATATAAAACATATAATAATAGGAATAGAAAAAAACAGACATGAAGCCATAAAAATTTTAGAAAATTCAAATAAAAAAAAGTTATATAAAATAAAAAAATTAAAAACAATTTATCCGCAAGGAGCAGAAAAGCAACTTATTCAAAGTATATTTAATAAAGAGATAAAAACACTTCCTATTGATGAAAATATTGTTGTACTTAATATTTCTACTTGTTATGCAATTTATAATGCGATTTTTAATAATAAACCTCTTACTAAAAGAGTTGTTACAATTAGTGGAGAAGCTATAAAAGAACCTAAAAATTTACTTGTACCAATAGGAACAGATATAAAGGAGTTGCTTGAATATTGTAAAATTAATGAAAGTAAAGTTTATAAAAAATTTTTAGGCGGACCGATGATGGGAGTAGAAATAGATAAAAACTCTACGATTATTAAAGGGACAAATGGTGTAATTGCTATATCTAAAAAAGAAGCAAATATATATCCAGAAAAAGAGTGTATATCATGTGGGAGATGCGTAGATGTTTGTCCAATGAATCTTATTCCTTTAAAATATGTTGAATATTATAGAAGAAATCAGTTAGGAAAAATGAATGAGTATGAATTAAATAAATGTATAAAATGTGGATGTTGTCAATATATTTGTCCTGTAAATCAACCACTTATGAAAGCTATTTGGACGGGAGTAAATTATAAAAATAATTAA
- a CDS encoding RnfABCDGE type electron transport complex subunit D, with protein sequence MKNNIKSIAPFIRTNYTMESTMYDVVIALLPVLTAAIYIYGVKVIYILLISIITSLFTEFLITKSFKLKNQVFDGSSIVTAMLFCFTLPISIPYHVVIYGSVFSIFIGKMIFGGVGNNPFNPALLGRLYIMISYPQYSYNYIDTTVGASIIPQLKYIGSETIFTFFNGKLGFYKDILIGSSKRITSIGEVSILAIILGMIYLKYKGHIKLRTPISILGTLGILYVISGRDIMYLFLGGVIFASVYMATDMVSSPYTHNGLIIYGIVIGLFVYVFRDFTSNPEGITFAILLANILVPTINKHTLSRSFGGEKNMKKIKTIFLIIIVVISSVIIINKTDNMIEKIKIKKENRLKQKFIKEIYGENAKTSDKIEIKGDYSFVPIELENQIVGYITIFESKGYSENMIKFLLALDIEGRIKRLEVLSQNETEGLGSYVASKKWKNLWINRDSSYIFNKKVDAMTGATFTYLNSYKTIIKVLESYDELIGKNSLEMEDVDFLDLEPIDF encoded by the coding sequence ATGAAAAATAATATAAAATCAATTGCTCCATTTATTCGTACAAATTATACAATGGAATCAACAATGTACGATGTAGTTATTGCACTTTTACCAGTGTTAACAGCAGCTATTTATATCTATGGAGTTAAAGTTATATATATATTACTAATCTCAATTATTACGTCTTTATTTACAGAATTTTTAATTACAAAAAGTTTTAAACTTAAAAATCAAGTATTTGATGGAAGTAGTATAGTTACAGCTATGTTATTTTGTTTTACTTTACCTATAAGTATTCCATATCATGTGGTTATTTATGGAAGTGTATTTTCAATATTTATAGGGAAAATGATATTTGGAGGCGTAGGTAATAATCCTTTTAATCCAGCCCTTTTAGGTAGATTATATATTATGATATCTTATCCACAATATAGTTATAATTATATTGATACTACAGTAGGTGCTTCTATTATTCCACAATTGAAATATATAGGCAGTGAAACAATATTTACATTTTTTAATGGTAAATTAGGTTTTTATAAAGATATTTTAATAGGAAGTAGTAAAAGAATTACATCTATTGGAGAAGTATCAATTTTAGCAATAATATTAGGAATGATTTATTTGAAATATAAAGGGCATATTAAGTTAAGAACTCCTATATCAATTTTAGGAACGTTAGGAATTTTATATGTTATTTCAGGAAGAGATATTATGTATTTATTTCTTGGCGGAGTAATATTTGCAAGTGTATATATGGCTACTGATATGGTATCTTCACCATATACTCATAATGGACTTATTATATATGGAATTGTTATAGGTTTATTTGTATATGTTTTTAGAGATTTTACATCAAATCCAGAAGGGATTACTTTTGCAATATTATTAGCTAATATTTTAGTTCCAACAATAAATAAACATACTTTATCTAGAAGTTTTGGAGGAGAAAAAAACATGAAAAAGATTAAAACTATTTTTTTAATTATAATAGTCGTAATATCATCTGTTATTATAATTAATAAAACTGATAATATGATAGAAAAAATTAAAATAAAAAAAGAAAATCGTTTAAAACAAAAATTTATTAAAGAAATTTATGGTGAAAATGCTAAAACTTCTGATAAAATAGAGATAAAAGGAGATTATTCATTTGTTCCAATAGAATTGGAAAATCAAATAGTTGGATACATAACTATTTTTGAAAGTAAGGGCTATAGTGAAAATATGATTAAATTTTTATTAGCCTTGGATATAGAAGGAAGAATAAAAAGATTAGAAGTACTTTCTCAAAATGAAACAGAAGGCTTAGGATCATATGTAGCTAGTAAAAAATGGAAAAATTTATGGATAAACAGAGATTCTAGTTATATTTTTAATAAAAAAGTGGATGCAATGACAGGAGCAACCTTTACATATTTAAATTCTTATAAAACTATTATAAAAGTACTTGAAAGTTATGATGAATTAATAGGAAAAAATTCTTTAGAAATGGAGGATGTAGATTTTTTAGATTTAGAACCGATAGATTTTTAA
- a CDS encoding histidine phosphatase family protein → MLEIYLVRHGRTDWNEKGIIQGQHESKLTKEGIEQAKLLGKRLKDIKFDAIYSSPISRAVETTKNILGESNYKKQEIILRDELKEMGFGIAEGLKIDEIKKKYSKEWDDHYNNPQNYNPIIYQGETFQQLLERCRNFLEEIVKKHKNQQILVVSHEVTIQAFINIINKYELKEFWNGDSIENTSLSIFSYNNDFEIKLLSDVSHLK, encoded by the coding sequence ATGTTAGAAATTTATTTAGTAAGACATGGGAGAACTGACTGGAATGAAAAAGGAATAATACAAGGTCAACATGAATCAAAATTAACAAAAGAAGGGATAGAACAAGCAAAATTGTTAGGGAAACGTTTAAAAGATATAAAGTTTGACGCAATATACTCATCACCAATATCAAGAGCAGTAGAAACAACAAAAAATATCTTGGGAGAGAGTAATTATAAAAAACAAGAGATTATTTTACGTGATGAATTAAAAGAAATGGGATTTGGGATAGCTGAAGGACTTAAAATAGATGAAATTAAAAAAAAATATAGTAAAGAATGGGACGATCATTATAATAATCCTCAAAATTACAATCCTATTATTTATCAAGGGGAAACATTTCAACAATTATTAGAAAGATGTAGAAATTTTCTTGAAGAAATTGTAAAAAAACATAAAAATCAACAAATATTAGTAGTAAGTCACGAAGTAACAATACAAGCTTTTATAAATATTATTAATAAATATGAATTAAAAGAGTTTTGGAACGGTGATAGTATAGAAAATACAAGTTTATCTATATTTAGTTATAATAATGATTTTGAAATAAAATTGTTATCTGATGTTTCTCATTTGAAATAA
- the pgl gene encoding 6-phosphogluconolactonase has protein sequence MNKINIGQDLNNLSQKLVNYFFKIYLNKPLLNIALSGGNTPKKFFQLLSEKKEINWNNINIFIVDDRHVSLDSNDSNYNLIKSSLIDHINIPKENFHFIPYLKTLEESKEFYENDIVKFFNLSENEYPNFDFILLGIGNDGHTASLFPENFNQNSIEITTVAKNINRINYDRVSLDLQTLNNSNYIVFLVSGKNKKEILQKVLKKDKKYPASYIKAKKELIFFVDNAAY, from the coding sequence ATGAATAAAATAAATATAGGACAGGATTTAAATAATTTATCTCAAAAATTAGTGAATTATTTTTTTAAAATTTATCTTAATAAGCCTTTACTTAATATTGCTCTATCAGGAGGTAATACTCCAAAAAAATTTTTCCAATTACTTTCTGAAAAAAAAGAAATTAATTGGAATAATATAAATATCTTTATTGTAGATGATAGACATGTGTCCCTTGATTCAAATGATAGTAATTATAATCTAATAAAATCTTCCCTCATAGATCATATTAATATTCCAAAAGAAAATTTTCATTTTATTCCATATCTAAAAACATTAGAAGAAAGTAAAGAATTTTATGAAAATGATATAGTTAAATTTTTTAACTTATCAGAAAATGAATATCCTAATTTTGATTTTATATTATTAGGTATAGGAAATGATGGGCACACAGCTTCATTATTCCCTGAAAATTTTAATCAAAATAGTATAGAAATAACTACAGTAGCTAAAAATATAAATAGAATAAATTATGATAGAGTCTCTTTAGATCTTCAAACTCTAAATAATAGCAATTACATTGTATTTTTAGTATCTGGAAAAAATAAAAAAGAAATACTACAGAAAGTTTTAAAAAAAGATAAAAAATATCCCGCGAGTTATATAAAAGCTAAAAAAGAGTTAATTTTCTTTGTGGATAATGCAGCATACTAA
- the zwf gene encoding glucose-6-phosphate dehydrogenase, with the protein MKIEDICELDVKFKVDDFILIIFGGAGDLTKRKLIPSIYNLFSHNFLNSNFKIIGFGHPYRKGSYHDFIRESIDEFVNDKSDNIDEFINHFDFITAEFDDNKAFLKMINNINKEIHEHIIFYFATPPFFSKMIIKNIGENKDKFNDFKKTRVVMEKPFGESKESAKNLNSLLHNYFEETQIYRIDHYLGKETVQNILFFRFSNIILEPIWNRNYIDHIQITVSESIGIEGRGRFYEKSGIIKDFVQNHIMQLISLISMEPPADFNANSIRDEKVKILKSIRKMDEKYIKDNIILGQYSNNENIAGYREEENVDPNSKTPTFFAGKFYIDNWRWADVPFYIRTGKRLPEKSTEIYIKFKEPPLKLINDHCNFYDSNSIIFKIQPNEEICMNINIKKPGIGNVVHSTFMNFNYKEIFEINKLTEYERLLIDCIDSDLTLFARQDEIEEMWEIVDPLLHLWAENKLLPKQYPAGSWGPFDSIKIIEKDNRHWRK; encoded by the coding sequence ATGAAAATAGAAGATATTTGTGAGCTTGATGTAAAATTTAAAGTAGATGATTTTATATTAATTATATTCGGTGGTGCTGGTGATTTAACAAAAAGAAAGTTAATTCCATCTATTTACAACTTATTTTCTCATAACTTCTTAAATTCTAACTTTAAAATAATTGGTTTTGGTCATCCTTATAGAAAAGGTTCTTACCATGATTTTATAAGAGAATCGATTGATGAATTTGTTAATGATAAATCAGATAATATAGATGAATTTATTAACCATTTTGATTTTATAACAGCCGAATTTGACGATAATAAAGCTTTTTTAAAAATGATAAATAATATAAACAAAGAAATTCATGAACATATAATTTTTTATTTTGCTACACCTCCATTTTTTTCAAAAATGATTATTAAAAATATTGGTGAAAACAAAGATAAATTTAATGATTTTAAAAAAACAAGAGTTGTAATGGAAAAACCTTTTGGTGAAAGTAAAGAATCTGCAAAAAATTTAAATAGTCTTTTACACAACTATTTTGAAGAAACACAAATATATAGAATAGATCATTATTTAGGAAAAGAAACAGTACAAAATATATTATTTTTTAGATTTAGTAACATTATTTTAGAACCTATTTGGAATAGAAATTATATTGACCATATACAAATAACAGTTTCTGAAAGTATTGGAATAGAAGGTAGAGGTCGTTTCTACGAAAAATCAGGAATAATTAAAGATTTTGTTCAAAATCATATTATGCAGTTAATATCATTAATCTCAATGGAACCCCCAGCAGATTTTAATGCAAATTCTATAAGAGATGAGAAAGTTAAAATTTTAAAATCTATACGTAAAATGGATGAAAAATATATAAAAGATAATATAATTCTTGGGCAATACTCAAATAATGAAAATATTGCGGGATATAGAGAAGAAGAAAATGTAGATCCTAATTCTAAAACACCGACTTTTTTTGCAGGAAAATTTTATATAGATAATTGGCGTTGGGCTGATGTACCTTTTTATATTCGAACTGGAAAAAGACTCCCTGAAAAAAGTACTGAAATTTATATAAAATTTAAAGAACCACCTTTAAAACTAATTAATGACCATTGTAATTTTTATGATTCGAATTCTATAATATTTAAAATTCAACCAAATGAAGAAATCTGTATGAATATAAATATCAAAAAACCTGGTATTGGAAATGTAGTTCATTCTACTTTTATGAATTTTAACTATAAAGAAATTTTTGAAATTAATAAGTTAACTGAGTATGAACGTTTATTAATTGACTGTATAGACTCTGATCTTACTCTTTTTGCTAGACAAGATGAAATAGAAGAGATGTGGGAAATTGTAGATCCACTTTTACATTTATGGGCAGAAAATAAATTACTACCTAAACAATATCCGGCTGGTAGTTGGGGACCTTTTGATTCTATAAAAATTATTGAAAAAGACAATAGACATTGGAGGAAATAA
- the gnd gene encoding phosphogluconate dehydrogenase (NAD(+)-dependent, decarboxylating): MKLGMIGLGKMGSNMAKRLINFNHEVVVYDVNIDNVNSLKKYGAIASNSIEELINLLPEQKIIWVMVPAGEITENLINKLSNLLSKNDIIIDGGNSNYKESERRASFLKEKKIEFVDVGTSGGIWGLTEGYCLMVGGKKEVFEKTEPLYRSLAPENGYIYTGPSGSGHFVKMVHNGIEYGMMQAYAEGFELLHSKKEYDLDLHEISKVWDHGSVIRSWLLQLISNIFEDKDYIKDIRGYVPDSGEGRWTVEEAISQSVSMPVITLSLMQRFRSRKEETFSDKVLAALRNQFGGHEIKKGDK, from the coding sequence ATGAAATTAGGAATGATTGGACTTGGAAAAATGGGAAGTAATATGGCTAAAAGATTAATTAATTTTAATCATGAAGTAGTTGTTTATGATGTAAATATCGATAATGTAAATTCTCTTAAAAAGTATGGTGCTATTGCAAGTAATTCTATTGAAGAATTAATAAACTTATTACCCGAACAAAAAATTATATGGGTAATGGTTCCTGCCGGTGAAATTACTGAAAATCTTATTAATAAATTATCAAACTTATTAAGTAAAAATGATATTATCATCGACGGAGGTAATTCTAATTATAAAGAAAGCGAAAGAAGAGCAAGCTTTTTAAAAGAAAAAAAAATTGAATTTGTTGATGTAGGTACAAGTGGTGGAATATGGGGATTAACCGAAGGATATTGTCTTATGGTCGGTGGAAAAAAAGAAGTTTTTGAAAAAACAGAACCTCTTTATAGATCTTTAGCTCCAGAAAATGGTTATATCTATACTGGTCCTAGTGGTTCTGGACATTTTGTTAAAATGGTTCATAACGGAATAGAATACGGAATGATGCAAGCTTATGCTGAAGGCTTTGAATTATTACATTCGAAAAAAGAATATGATTTAGATCTGCATGAAATATCTAAAGTGTGGGATCACGGAAGTGTAATTCGTTCTTGGTTGCTTCAGCTTATTTCAAATATTTTCGAAGATAAAGATTATATAAAAGATATTAGAGGATATGTCCCTGATTCTGGAGAAGGTAGATGGACTGTAGAAGAAGCTATTTCACAAAGTGTTTCTATGCCTGTTATTACTTTATCTTTAATGCAAAGATTTCGTTCAAGAAAAGAAGAAACTTTCTCTGATAAAGTTCTTGCTGCACTTAGAAATCAATTTGGTGGACACGAAATTAAAAAGGGGGATAAGTAA
- a CDS encoding 4Fe-4S binding protein, producing MRQKLLKKKNHQEWSWVLIFAFFALGIVDYHFGLLGLACMTIPLFHAFKGHGKIHCSHYCPRGSFLGKFLGEFSLNNNTPKFMRKKWFKNMILFIMIGMLSFSMYHSGGNPKKIGFAIFRFMLASSIISVLLGLMFKPRSWCQVCPMGYSTGLINELKLKKSNKKVA from the coding sequence ATGAGGCAGAAATTATTAAAGAAAAAGAATCATCAGGAGTGGAGTTGGGTATTAATTTTTGCATTTTTTGCATTAGGAATAGTTGACTATCATTTTGGATTGCTAGGGTTAGCTTGTATGACAATTCCGTTATTTCATGCTTTTAAAGGACATGGAAAGATTCATTGTTCACACTATTGTCCAAGAGGATCATTTTTAGGAAAATTCTTAGGAGAATTCTCATTAAACAATAATACACCAAAATTTATGAGAAAAAAATGGTTTAAAAATATGATACTATTTATTATGATTGGTATGCTTAGTTTTTCTATGTATCATTCAGGCGGAAATCCTAAAAAAATTGGATTTGCAATATTTAGATTTATGTTAGCATCGTCAATAATAAGTGTATTATTAGGTTTAATGTTTAAGCCAAGAAGTTGGTGTCAAGTTTGTCCAATGGGATATAGTACAGGATTAATAAATGAATTAAAATTAAAAAAATCAAATAAAAAAGTGGCATAG
- a CDS encoding 4Fe-4S binding protein, with translation MYIIDEHTCIECGFCQKICPKEAIEKTEIAYKITGKCVSCGLCVKKCPVDAISK, from the coding sequence ATGTATATAATAGATGAACATACATGTATTGAATGTGGATTTTGTCAAAAAATATGCCCAAAAGAAGCTATTGAAAAAACAGAAATAGCTTATAAAATAACTGGAAAATGCGTTAGTTGTGGTTTATGCGTAAAAAAATGTCCGGTAGATGCAATATCAAAATAA
- a CDS encoding M20 metallopeptidase family protein — protein sequence MLEEIKNEVKNHRRKLHTIPETGFEEFKTSEYLKNTLKSYGFEVKEICETGLYVFIKGKEDTTIAFRTDIDALNIEEENNIEFKSIHKGKMHACGHDGHMSIMLGFAKYLSSIKEFKKNILLIFQPAEEGPGGAKNIVETGIFDKYNVEGIFGLHLFPNIKEGVIASKSGEFMSATAEIDIDIYGKGGHGAMPHTAIDTIIITSKLIEAYQSIISRNISPMENAVLTFGKIEGGTARNIIAEHTRIEGTMRFFNKEVFEIIKNRISEINKGFEKAFEIEIKTDLRPLYPAVINDKNLYSRFHNAIKNSDLKYEEIRAIMLAEDFAYYQETIPGQFFFLGTENKEKGYDKPLHNCKFNFDEEILINGVKAYIAISKEYKLF from the coding sequence ATGCTTGAAGAAATAAAAAATGAGGTAAAAAATCATAGAAGAAAATTACATACCATACCAGAAACAGGTTTTGAAGAATTTAAAACATCTGAATATTTAAAAAATACATTAAAATCATATGGATTTGAAGTAAAAGAGATTTGCGAAACAGGATTATATGTATTTATAAAAGGTAAAGAAGATACAACAATAGCATTTAGGACAGATATAGATGCATTAAATATTGAAGAAGAAAATAATATAGAATTTAAGAGTATTCACAAAGGGAAAATGCATGCATGTGGTCATGATGGGCATATGTCTATTATGCTGGGATTTGCTAAATATTTATCCAGTATAAAAGAATTTAAAAAAAATATTTTATTAATATTTCAACCTGCAGAAGAAGGGCCTGGAGGAGCAAAAAATATTGTAGAAACAGGAATTTTTGATAAATATAATGTAGAAGGAATATTTGGACTTCATTTATTTCCAAATATAAAAGAAGGAGTAATAGCATCAAAATCTGGAGAATTTATGTCTGCTACAGCTGAAATAGATATAGATATATATGGAAAAGGTGGGCATGGTGCTATGCCACATACTGCCATAGATACTATTATAATAACCTCAAAACTTATTGAAGCATATCAAAGTATTATTTCTAGAAATATTTCTCCTATGGAAAATGCTGTACTTACATTTGGTAAAATAGAAGGTGGAACAGCAAGAAATATAATAGCAGAACATACCAGAATAGAAGGGACGATGAGATTTTTTAATAAAGAAGTATTTGAAATTATAAAAAATAGAATTTCTGAAATTAATAAAGGATTTGAAAAAGCTTTTGAAATAGAAATAAAAACTGATTTAAGGCCCCTTTATCCAGCAGTTATTAATGATAAAAATTTATATAGTAGATTTCATAATGCTATTAAAAATAGTGACTTAAAGTATGAAGAAATAAGAGCTATAATGCTTGCAGAAGATTTTGCATATTATCAAGAAACTATTCCAGGACAATTTTTCTTTTTAGGTACTGAAAATAAAGAAAAGGGTTATGACAAACCATTACATAATTGTAAATTCAATTTTGATGAAGAGATATTAATTAACGGAGTAAAAGCATATATTGCTATCTCTAAAGAATATAAACTATTTTGA
- a CDS encoding cysteine-rich small domain-containing protein, translating to MKNYKFFQNKNCEYFPCHKDVAQENFNCLFCFCPLYLLDKKCGGNYKYINNIKDCSNCNVPHIKGNYDLILNILKREVF from the coding sequence ATGAAAAATTATAAATTTTTTCAAAATAAAAATTGTGAATATTTCCCTTGTCATAAAGATGTCGCACAAGAAAACTTTAATTGTTTATTTTGCTTTTGTCCTTTATATTTACTTGATAAAAAATGTGGTGGAAATTATAAATATATTAATAACATAAAAGATTGTAGCAACTGTAATGTCCCACATATAAAAGGAAATTATGATTTGATTTTGAACATATTAAAAAGAGAGGTTTTTTAA
- a CDS encoding Mu transposase C-terminal domain-containing protein, with the protein MKKNNNLLSKERFEIIKPFLDKEKNLIDVSRESLVPYSTLKRWVSAYKKDGIMGLERTVRKDKNSFRSVDKEILDYLAFLYQTESNLKILDAHKKLNKFLKSLGKKEISYDTVYRIINNLDPFVKKYASKDIKSKYSNQIFEFYSKQLDIDIYDCLSNNYKKPFLHIIFDNYSKAICSYYLTFEEAKFNDALSLLRSAILANESNSFLIYGKPEEYILNNFKIQHRELIETIKKDLKIDINFITSQEEKMKKFFQDLNNIFLKDLKLNSKEEITFLKFDIIIKKYINEIYNFNKSEKWEKNLERIEIITKKDYLNALLQPIESTRKINNGIIRYQTYIYKHKLLNLYTGENANIIINPFDLSKIKIFIENIYICDAECEDLINIKPTIYQLKYLGDN; encoded by the coding sequence TTGAAAAAAAACAATAATCTATTAAGTAAAGAAAGATTTGAAATAATCAAACCTTTTTTAGATAAAGAAAAAAATCTAATCGATGTAAGTCGTGAATCATTAGTTCCATATAGTACTTTAAAAAGATGGGTTAGCGCATATAAAAAAGATGGTATAATGGGATTAGAAAGAACTGTAAGAAAAGACAAAAATAGTTTTAGAAGTGTAGATAAAGAAATTTTAGATTACTTAGCTTTTTTATATCAAACTGAATCTAATTTAAAAATTTTAGATGCACATAAAAAACTAAATAAATTTTTAAAAAGTTTAGGTAAAAAAGAAATAAGTTATGATACCGTTTACCGTATTATAAATAATTTAGATCCTTTTGTAAAAAAATATGCTTCTAAAGATATAAAGTCTAAATATTCAAATCAAATTTTTGAATTTTATTCAAAACAATTAGATATCGATATCTATGATTGTTTGTCTAATAACTATAAAAAGCCTTTTTTACATATTATATTTGATAATTATTCAAAAGCAATTTGTAGTTATTATTTAACTTTCGAAGAAGCTAAATTCAATGATGCTCTATCATTACTTCGTTCAGCTATTTTAGCAAATGAATCAAATTCTTTTTTAATATACGGAAAACCCGAAGAATATATTTTAAATAATTTTAAAATACAACACAGAGAATTGATAGAAACTATAAAAAAAGATTTAAAAATTGATATCAATTTTATCACTTCACAAGAAGAAAAAATGAAAAAATTTTTTCAAGATTTAAATAATATCTTTTTAAAAGATTTAAAATTAAATAGTAAAGAAGAAATAACTTTTTTAAAATTTGATATAATAATAAAAAAATATATAAATGAAATTTATAATTTTAATAAAAGTGAAAAATGGGAAAAAAATTTAGAAAGAATAGAAATCATTACAAAAAAAGATTATTTAAATGCTCTTCTTCAGCCAATTGAAAGCACTAGAAAAATCAATAATGGTATAATTAGATATCAAACTTATATTTATAAACATAAGTTATTAAACTTATACACCGGAGAAAATGCAAATATTATAATCAACCCATTTGATCTTAGTAAAATAAAGATTTTTATTGAAAACATATATATATGTGATGCAGAATGTGAAGATTTAATTAATATTAAACCAACTATTTACCAACTTAAATATCTTGGAGATAATTAA
- a CDS encoding HPr family phosphocarrier protein, producing MASKTVIITNETGMHTRPANEFVKEVKSFNSEVTLSANGKEVKAKSLLKILSLGIKKGTEVTVTATGDDAKQAVEKLAEVLANLKD from the coding sequence ATGGCGAGTAAAACAGTAATAATAACAAATGAAACAGGAATGCACACAAGACCAGCGAATGAATTTGTAAAAGAGGTAAAATCATTTAATTCAGAAGTTACTTTATCAGCAAATGGAAAAGAAGTAAAAGCAAAATCTTTATTAAAAATTTTATCATTAGGAATAAAAAAAGGAACAGAAGTGACAGTGACGGCTACTGGAGATGATGCTAAGCAAGCTGTAGAGAAATTAGCTGAGGTATTAGCTAACTTAAAAGATTAA